The Iamia majanohamensis genome window below encodes:
- a CDS encoding AAA family ATPase has translation MTSYLVDDHSSFDGSLPVPEASPQVSQSTAVPPIHVAVVESDAAARARLAMQLGSGVFDYEHFGDFAARLGGTPTIVVLGPSCADPQHLSSLAAVLQPRPEVGAVLVAEELSTELFQQAIRSGVKDVLAAPVDTAQLQEACRRVAESVGAMGRPSDGALTDDEEGDRGRVITVFSTKGGAGKSVVATNLAVALAQRTDEVVALVDCDLQFGDVAVMLKLAPQHTIVDAVGAIDRLDPGFLQNLLVTHPPSGLRVLPAPLEPAYADQISAEHVRTIIATLRRVAKYVIVDTPSYFDDKVLTLIEDCDDVLLVAGMDIPNIKNVKIGLQTMRMLDTPNSKIHLVLNRANTKVRLDVSEVERTLQIKAETQLPSDIVVPQSINKSAPVVLDAPKSSIAKAFETLADRYIPAKTKKKR, from the coding sequence GTGACCAGTTACCTTGTCGACGACCACTCGAGCTTCGACGGGTCGCTGCCCGTCCCGGAGGCCTCTCCCCAGGTGAGCCAGTCCACCGCCGTGCCCCCCATCCACGTCGCCGTCGTCGAGAGCGACGCTGCGGCCCGGGCCCGGCTGGCCATGCAGCTGGGCTCCGGGGTCTTCGACTACGAGCACTTCGGCGACTTCGCCGCCCGCCTGGGCGGGACCCCGACCATCGTGGTCCTGGGCCCGTCGTGCGCCGACCCCCAACACCTCTCCAGCCTGGCCGCCGTCCTCCAGCCCCGGCCCGAGGTCGGTGCCGTCCTGGTGGCCGAGGAGCTCTCCACCGAGCTGTTCCAGCAGGCCATCCGCTCCGGGGTCAAGGACGTGCTGGCCGCACCGGTCGACACGGCCCAGCTCCAGGAGGCCTGCCGCCGGGTCGCCGAGTCGGTCGGCGCCATGGGCCGCCCGTCCGACGGCGCCCTCACCGACGACGAGGAGGGTGACCGGGGCCGGGTCATCACCGTGTTCTCGACCAAGGGCGGCGCCGGCAAGTCGGTGGTGGCCACCAACCTGGCCGTGGCCCTGGCCCAGCGCACCGACGAGGTGGTGGCCCTGGTCGACTGCGACCTGCAGTTCGGCGACGTGGCCGTCATGCTCAAGCTGGCCCCCCAGCACACCATCGTCGACGCGGTGGGGGCCATCGACCGCCTCGACCCCGGGTTCCTCCAGAACCTGCTGGTGACCCACCCGCCCTCCGGGCTGCGGGTGCTGCCCGCCCCCCTGGAGCCGGCCTACGCCGACCAGATCTCGGCCGAGCACGTGCGCACGATCATCGCCACCCTCCGCCGGGTGGCCAAGTACGTCATCGTCGACACCCCGTCGTACTTCGACGACAAGGTGCTCACCCTGATCGAGGACTGCGACGACGTCCTGCTGGTGGCGGGGATGGACATCCCCAACATCAAGAACGTCAAGATCGGCCTCCAGACCATGCGGATGCTGGACACCCCGAACTCCAAGATCCACCTGGTGCTCAACCGGGCCAACACCAAGGTCCGCCTCGACGTGAGCGAGGTCGAGCGCACCCTGCAGATCAAGGCCGAGACCCAGCTGCCGAGCGACATCGTCGTGCCCCAGTCGATCAACAAGAGCGCCCCGGTCGTCCTCGACGCCCCCAAGAGCTCGATCGCCAAGGCCTTCGAGACCCTCGCCGACCGCTACATCCCGGCCAAGACGAAGAAGAAGCGCTGA
- a CDS encoding CpaF family protein gives MSLYKRLHEANPQAAGFNAATAVKRRDPVIDELRQKIHHHLIDELGPILYDKRLSEDDLRRRVHEQLHAALAQERAPLSAADKAQLIQDVSDDILGYGPIDRLLRTDDITEVMVNGPDMVFVEKAGKVEKTNATFVDDQHLRRIIDKIVAQVGRRIDEASPLCDARLPDGSRVNAVIHPLAIGGPFLTIRKFSKDPFQIDDLIRFGTLNAASARFLQAMVLGKLNVIVSGGTGTGKTTMLNVLSSFIPGDERIVTVEDAKELQLHQEHVLSLEARPPNIEGKGAIAIRDLVKNTLRMRPDRIVVGECRGGEALDMLQAMNTGHDGSLTTIHANTARDCMARLETLVLMAGYDLPIPAIRHQVSSAVDCVVQIGRLRDGSRRVVSITEVQGMEGDTITMQDIFMFDYGMGVDEHGRFKGHLKATGTRPKFAEKLQDLGIRLGPEVFQPEQFARRAGGVR, from the coding sequence ATGTCCCTCTACAAGCGCCTCCACGAAGCCAACCCGCAGGCCGCCGGCTTCAACGCGGCTACGGCCGTCAAGCGCCGTGACCCGGTCATCGACGAGCTGCGGCAGAAGATCCACCACCACCTCATCGACGAGCTGGGCCCGATCCTCTACGACAAGCGCCTGAGCGAGGACGACCTCCGTCGCCGGGTGCACGAGCAGCTCCACGCCGCCCTGGCCCAGGAGCGGGCGCCCCTGTCGGCGGCCGACAAGGCGCAGCTCATCCAGGACGTCTCCGACGACATCCTCGGCTACGGCCCCATCGACCGGCTGCTCCGCACCGACGACATCACCGAGGTCATGGTCAACGGGCCCGACATGGTCTTCGTGGAGAAGGCGGGCAAGGTCGAGAAGACCAACGCCACCTTCGTCGACGACCAGCACCTGCGGCGCATCATCGACAAGATCGTGGCCCAGGTCGGCCGGCGCATCGACGAGGCCTCGCCCCTGTGCGACGCCCGCCTGCCCGACGGCTCTCGCGTCAACGCGGTGATCCACCCCCTCGCCATCGGCGGTCCCTTCCTCACCATCCGGAAGTTCTCCAAGGACCCGTTCCAGATCGACGACCTGATCCGCTTCGGGACGCTGAACGCGGCGTCGGCCCGGTTCCTCCAGGCCATGGTCCTGGGCAAGCTCAACGTCATCGTCTCCGGCGGCACCGGCACCGGCAAGACGACGATGCTCAACGTCCTGTCGTCGTTCATCCCCGGCGACGAGCGCATCGTGACCGTCGAGGACGCCAAGGAGCTCCAGCTCCACCAGGAGCACGTGCTCTCGCTGGAGGCCCGCCCGCCCAACATCGAGGGCAAGGGCGCCATCGCCATCCGCGACCTGGTGAAGAACACCCTCCGCATGCGCCCCGACCGCATCGTCGTCGGCGAGTGCCGTGGCGGCGAGGCCCTGGACATGCTCCAGGCCATGAACACGGGCCACGACGGCTCGCTCACCACGATCCACGCCAACACGGCCCGGGACTGCATGGCCCGCCTCGAGACCCTGGTGCTGATGGCCGGCTACGACCTGCCCATCCCGGCCATCCGCCACCAGGTCTCCTCCGCCGTCGACTGCGTCGTGCAGATCGGCCGCCTCCGGGACGGCTCCCGCCGGGTGGTCTCCATCACCGAGGTCCAGGGCATGGAGGGCGACACCATCACGATGCAGGACATCTTCATGTTCGACTACGGCATGGGCGTCGACGAGCACGGGCGCTTCAAGGGCCACCTGAAGGCGACCGGCACGCGACCCAAGTTCGCCGAGAAGCTCCAGGACCTCGGCATCCGCCTCGGCCCCGAGGTGTTCCAGCCCGAGCAGTTCGCCCGCCGCGCCGGCGGCGTCCGGTGA
- a CDS encoding class I SAM-dependent methyltransferase — MTRDHWFEDLADHLGGAYLRYSFTRGTEQEVGFLVEVLGLEPGMRVLDVGCGPGRHAHALGRRGIEVHGVDISARFVELARQDAPAGVTFARADARALDVDAGFDAAISLCQGAFGLQGGPAGDPDGDHRADREPTGDAPVLAGIARALRAGGRVALSAFSSYFQVRHLPEGTAFDADAGVAHERTTIKDESGADATTDLWTTCFTPRELRLLARSVGLEPEHVWSVEPGRYRRQAPDLDHPEHLLVARRPPG, encoded by the coding sequence GTGACCCGCGACCACTGGTTCGAGGACCTGGCCGACCACCTGGGCGGCGCCTACCTCCGCTACTCCTTCACCCGGGGCACCGAGCAGGAGGTCGGCTTCCTGGTCGAGGTCCTGGGCCTGGAGCCCGGCATGCGGGTGCTCGACGTGGGCTGCGGGCCCGGGCGCCACGCCCACGCCCTCGGCCGCCGGGGCATCGAGGTCCACGGCGTCGACATCAGCGCCCGGTTCGTGGAGCTGGCCCGACAGGACGCCCCGGCCGGGGTCACCTTCGCCCGGGCCGACGCCCGGGCCCTCGACGTCGACGCCGGCTTCGACGCCGCCATCTCCCTCTGCCAGGGGGCCTTCGGGCTGCAGGGCGGACCGGCGGGCGACCCCGACGGCGACCACCGCGCCGACCGGGAGCCCACCGGCGACGCCCCGGTGCTGGCCGGCATCGCCCGCGCCCTCCGCGCCGGCGGCCGGGTCGCGCTGTCGGCCTTCTCCTCCTACTTCCAGGTCCGCCACCTGCCCGAGGGCACCGCCTTCGACGCCGACGCAGGCGTCGCCCACGAGCGGACGACCATCAAGGACGAGTCCGGGGCCGACGCCACGACCGACCTGTGGACCACCTGCTTCACCCCCCGCGAGCTGCGCCTCCTCGCCCGGTCGGTGGGCCTGGAGCCCGAGCACGTGTGGTCGGTGGAGCCGGGTCGCTACCGCCGCCAGGCCCCCGACCTCGACCACCCCGAGCACCTCCTCGTGGCCCGGCGGCCACCCGGCTGA
- a CDS encoding Flp family type IVb pilin, translating into MLQTLHRLQARSGDGERGASLVEYALLLALVVFVCVGALTYFGTENSTSTDSSGSCIKAAYAGEALPAGCD; encoded by the coding sequence ATGCTCCAGACTCTCCACCGCCTGCAGGCTCGATCCGGCGATGGCGAGCGGGGTGCCTCGCTGGTCGAGTACGCGCTCCTCCTGGCCCTCGTGGTCTTCGTCTGCGTCGGCGCCCTCACCTACTTCGGGACCGAGAACAGCACCAGCACGGACTCCTCCGGGAGCTGCATCAAGGCCGCCTACGCCGGCGAGGCCCTCCCCGCGGGCTGCGACTAG
- a CDS encoding MOSC domain-containing protein, whose product MTSAATWPWPDVVGTIRMQTRWWDLVVEDRPAAIEAVDEPARTAAAALAEGLVALGLEPGDPPPEPTAAVAARAAALLAALGGRGAAAPAPPVHDAVARALDSVVAATHEAGRAAVAAHPPRSGPGRVAAVHLSPGGVPKQAVAVARLTGAGVVGDAQADRRDHGRPWQALSVWSAEVVAALAAEGHPVGPGTCGENVLVTGIDWAEVRPGVQLRLGADAVAEVAGPADPCRTIAGSFTGGRFDRIDHRRHPGWSRLYAWIVAEGDVRPGDPVTVH is encoded by the coding sequence GTGACCTCCGCCGCCACCTGGCCGTGGCCCGACGTGGTCGGGACGATCCGCATGCAGACCCGCTGGTGGGACCTGGTGGTCGAGGACCGCCCGGCGGCCATCGAGGCCGTCGACGAGCCCGCCCGCACCGCGGCCGCCGCCCTGGCCGAGGGGCTCGTCGCACTGGGGCTCGAGCCCGGCGACCCCCCGCCCGAGCCGACGGCCGCGGTGGCGGCGCGGGCCGCAGCCCTCCTCGCCGCCCTCGGCGGCCGGGGCGCGGCCGCCCCCGCACCGCCGGTCCACGACGCCGTCGCCCGGGCGCTCGACTCGGTGGTCGCCGCCACCCACGAGGCTGGCCGCGCCGCGGTGGCCGCCCACCCGCCCCGTTCGGGCCCCGGGCGGGTGGCCGCGGTGCACCTCTCCCCCGGCGGCGTGCCCAAGCAGGCCGTGGCCGTGGCCCGCCTGACCGGTGCGGGCGTGGTCGGCGACGCGCAGGCCGACCGACGGGACCACGGGCGCCCCTGGCAGGCGCTGAGCGTGTGGTCCGCCGAGGTCGTCGCCGCCCTGGCCGCCGAGGGTCACCCCGTCGGGCCGGGCACCTGCGGCGAGAACGTGCTGGTGACCGGCATCGACTGGGCGGAGGTGCGGCCCGGCGTGCAGCTCCGCCTGGGGGCCGACGCGGTGGCCGAGGTGGCCGGCCCCGCCGACCCGTGCCGGACCATCGCGGGGTCGTTCACCGGCGGCCGGTTCGACCGCATCGACCACCGCCGCCACCCCGGCTGGAGCCGGCTCTACGCCTGGATCGTGGCCGAGGGCGACGTGCGCCCCGGCGACCCGGTCACCGTCCACTGA
- a CDS encoding type II secretion system F family protein — translation MTGRRTPRGATRGTRRLARLSAAFVACLVVVAGPAVLAQDAEPSPLVIREVDATDPAAVDVGLIWNGERAALDELTVREDGQERDHEPVVPLSKTGVETALVVAVDTSQSMASNGGVAETQATLLEMVDELEGGEAMGLVTFGTTVKELSPVTSDKDELRDAIDEIVAPSNAGTALWDGVVKAASMFPESSELQPNIVLITDGYDDQSTASAERARSEVNRAEAAVFALAYDERDHVDSASIDALVASAGGAVIPAPTQADLAPALDEVSTSLANQFVVTFASSGDQGANDLEIGVGGETASSVMVTGARSGGAANLAPPVSSDSLVPAFVRGRVGMLVAVAAGGLAVALAVVAVAMMASKDETSLDTMLQTYTEPGGPVPDDDQGLAQTAFIQRAVEVTEDIATKQGVLVKIERKLEQADLPLRAAEALFFYIAGALIVTALGTALMGVLGVLVFGALGFVLPMAVLNFLGRRRQKQFDAALPDMLQLLSGSLRAGYSLVQGVDAVSKEVDGPMGRELRRIMTEAQLGRELEDAFEAAAARVQSKDFEWAIMAIRIQREVGGNLSELLMTVSDTMVERERLRRDVSTLTAEGKMSAIILGLMPLVLGGMMYVMNPGYMEPLFQPGLGYALIGAACVTMGIGFAWMKKCITIEI, via the coding sequence GTGACCGGCCGCCGCACCCCGCGGGGTGCCACCCGGGGGACCCGACGGCTGGCCCGCCTGTCGGCCGCGTTCGTGGCCTGCCTCGTGGTCGTGGCCGGGCCCGCCGTGCTGGCCCAGGACGCGGAGCCGTCCCCGCTGGTCATCCGCGAGGTCGACGCCACCGACCCCGCCGCCGTCGACGTCGGCCTCATCTGGAACGGCGAGCGCGCCGCCCTCGACGAGCTGACCGTCCGCGAGGACGGCCAGGAGCGCGACCACGAGCCCGTGGTCCCGCTGTCGAAGACCGGCGTGGAGACCGCCCTGGTGGTCGCGGTCGACACCTCGCAGTCGATGGCGAGCAACGGGGGGGTGGCCGAGACCCAGGCCACGCTGCTCGAGATGGTCGACGAGCTCGAGGGCGGCGAGGCCATGGGCCTGGTCACCTTCGGGACCACGGTGAAGGAGCTCAGCCCCGTCACCTCCGACAAGGACGAGCTGCGCGACGCCATCGACGAGATCGTGGCCCCCTCCAACGCCGGCACCGCCCTGTGGGACGGCGTGGTCAAGGCCGCCTCGATGTTCCCGGAGTCGAGCGAGCTCCAGCCCAACATCGTCCTCATCACCGACGGCTACGACGACCAGTCGACCGCCTCGGCCGAGCGGGCCCGCTCCGAGGTGAACCGGGCCGAGGCCGCCGTGTTCGCCCTCGCCTACGACGAGCGCGACCACGTCGACTCCGCCTCGATCGACGCCCTCGTGGCCTCCGCCGGCGGGGCCGTCATCCCCGCCCCCACCCAGGCCGACCTGGCCCCCGCCCTCGACGAGGTGAGCACCTCGCTCGCCAACCAGTTCGTGGTGACCTTCGCCAGCTCCGGCGACCAGGGCGCCAACGACCTCGAGATCGGGGTGGGCGGCGAGACCGCCTCCAGCGTGATGGTGACCGGCGCCCGCTCCGGCGGCGCCGCCAACCTGGCCCCGCCCGTCTCGTCGGACTCCCTCGTCCCTGCGTTCGTCCGGGGGCGGGTCGGCATGCTCGTGGCCGTCGCCGCCGGGGGCCTGGCCGTGGCCCTCGCCGTGGTGGCCGTGGCCATGATGGCCTCGAAGGACGAGACCAGCCTCGACACCATGCTGCAGACCTACACCGAGCCCGGCGGGCCGGTGCCCGACGACGACCAGGGCCTGGCCCAGACCGCGTTCATCCAGCGGGCGGTGGAGGTCACCGAGGACATCGCGACCAAGCAGGGCGTGCTGGTCAAGATCGAGCGCAAGCTGGAGCAGGCGGACCTGCCCCTGCGGGCGGCCGAGGCGCTCTTCTTCTACATCGCCGGTGCCCTCATCGTCACCGCCCTCGGGACGGCCCTCATGGGGGTCCTGGGCGTGCTCGTCTTCGGGGCGCTCGGCTTCGTGCTCCCCATGGCGGTCCTGAACTTCCTCGGCCGCCGCCGCCAGAAGCAGTTCGACGCGGCGTTGCCCGACATGCTCCAGCTCCTCTCCGGCTCCCTGCGGGCCGGCTACTCCCTCGTGCAGGGCGTGGACGCGGTGTCCAAGGAGGTCGACGGCCCCATGGGCCGGGAGCTCCGCCGGATCATGACCGAGGCCCAGCTGGGCCGCGAGCTGGAGGACGCCTTCGAGGCGGCTGCGGCCCGGGTCCAGAGCAAGGACTTCGAGTGGGCGATCATGGCCATCCGCATCCAGCGCGAGGTCGGCGGCAACCTCTCCGAGCTGCTCATGACCGTGTCCGACACCATGGTGGAGCGCGAGCGCCTGCGCCGGGACGTCTCCACGCTGACGGCCGAGGGCAAGATGAGCGCCATCATCCTCGGGCTCATGCCCCTGGTCCTCGGCGGGATGATGTACGTGATGAACCCGGGCTACATGGAGCCCCTGTTCCAGCCGGGTCTCGGCTACGCCCTCATCGGGGCGGCCTGCGTGACGATGGGCATCGGCTTCGCGTGGATGAAGAAGTGCATCACCATCGAGATCTGA
- a CDS encoding type II secretion system F family protein, whose amino-acid sequence MLTIGLALVFVAIALGLFNVLTQADEKATVRASLRQLDGYEVNDVRDQELLKPVRERAVEPVFNALLSLGKKFTPVGYIDKTKRQFIALGHTGTASWDRFMALRVVLQILVLPWLIFVFLVWAPGGILQLAAAGMGAFALAKGPDAVLNRKVEERKQAIRVKLPDVLDLLVISVEAGLGFEQALDRTVSAVPGPLTDEFARMLGEVRAGASRAEAMRSMEQRADVPELRSFVLAIIQADTFGVSIGRVLRAQAEEMRIKRKQLAQEKAQKAPVKMLIPMVFCVFPALFIVVLGPAILSIMENLG is encoded by the coding sequence ATGCTCACCATCGGACTCGCCCTGGTGTTCGTCGCCATCGCCCTGGGTCTCTTCAACGTGCTCACCCAGGCCGACGAGAAGGCCACGGTCCGGGCGTCGCTGCGCCAGCTCGACGGCTACGAGGTCAACGACGTCCGCGACCAGGAGCTGCTCAAGCCGGTGCGGGAGCGGGCCGTCGAGCCCGTCTTCAACGCCCTCCTGTCACTGGGCAAGAAGTTCACCCCGGTCGGCTACATCGACAAGACCAAGCGCCAGTTCATCGCCCTCGGCCACACCGGCACCGCCTCGTGGGACCGCTTCATGGCCCTGCGGGTGGTGCTGCAGATCCTGGTCCTGCCCTGGCTGATCTTCGTGTTCCTGGTGTGGGCGCCGGGCGGGATCCTCCAGCTGGCCGCGGCCGGCATGGGCGCCTTCGCCCTGGCCAAGGGCCCGGACGCCGTGCTGAACCGCAAGGTCGAGGAGCGGAAGCAGGCGATCAGGGTCAAGCTGCCCGACGTCCTCGACCTCCTCGTCATCTCGGTGGAGGCGGGCCTCGGCTTCGAGCAGGCCCTCGACCGGACCGTGTCCGCCGTCCCCGGCCCCCTCACCGACGAGTTCGCCCGCATGCTGGGCGAGGTGCGCGCCGGCGCCTCCCGGGCCGAGGCCATGCGCAGCATGGAGCAGCGGGCCGACGTCCCCGAGCTGCGCTCCTTCGTGCTCGCCATCATCCAGGCCGACACCTTCGGCGTCTCCATCGGCCGGGTGCTGCGGGCCCAGGCCGAGGAGATGCGCATCAAGCGCAAGCAGCTGGCCCAGGAGAAGGCCCAGAAGGCCCCGGTCAAGATGCTCATCCCCATGGTGTTCTGCGTCTTCCCGGCCCTCTTCATCGTGGTCCTGGGCCCCGCCATCCTCAGCATCATGGAGAACCTGGGGTGA
- a CDS encoding RcpC/CpaB family pilus assembly protein, with protein MGSRRTLITIAAIAVGAIAVVLIYGYVGSVKDEAFGEAERVKVYVVKTTVPQGTYGEEAEQQKLIVEDEIPKKFFPPNAIRSMDDIGGKVAVAELAVNQIVTTDMFADPSVVQSTFSDRLEKINDEDQVAVTISVDQIRGVAGLLQPGDFVNVMTTDLCENGGVAGGGGGAEGEAPAEGDPAADPCEGQENILFGKQARYVYQKVQVLAIGQTPVAVPGDVETAAEGEAGAEPAAPEGNTGLITLIVPAKGAQYVASLPPENIYLSLVSRDYEPVPQTPIDPSEPLPAEDPSELTPYGPNGPGGE; from the coding sequence GTGGGCTCTCGCCGGACCCTCATCACCATCGCCGCCATCGCCGTCGGCGCCATCGCGGTGGTCCTCATCTACGGCTACGTCGGCTCCGTCAAGGACGAGGCCTTCGGCGAGGCCGAGCGGGTCAAGGTGTACGTGGTCAAGACCACCGTGCCCCAGGGGACCTACGGCGAGGAGGCGGAGCAGCAGAAGCTGATCGTCGAGGACGAGATCCCCAAGAAGTTCTTCCCGCCCAACGCCATCCGCAGCATGGACGACATCGGGGGCAAGGTGGCGGTGGCCGAGCTGGCGGTGAACCAGATCGTCACCACCGACATGTTCGCCGACCCCAGCGTCGTGCAGAGCACCTTCTCGGACCGGCTCGAGAAGATCAACGACGAGGACCAGGTGGCGGTGACCATCTCGGTCGACCAGATCCGCGGCGTGGCCGGCCTGCTCCAGCCCGGTGACTTCGTCAACGTCATGACCACGGACCTCTGCGAGAACGGCGGCGTCGCCGGCGGTGGCGGTGGCGCCGAGGGCGAGGCCCCGGCCGAGGGCGACCCGGCCGCCGACCCCTGCGAGGGCCAGGAGAACATCCTGTTCGGCAAGCAGGCCCGGTACGTGTACCAGAAGGTCCAGGTGCTGGCGATCGGCCAGACCCCCGTCGCCGTCCCCGGCGACGTGGAGACCGCGGCCGAGGGCGAGGCGGGCGCCGAGCCGGCCGCCCCCGAGGGCAACACCGGGCTCATCACCCTGATCGTGCCGGCCAAGGGCGCCCAGTACGTGGCGTCGCTCCCGCCGGAGAACATCTACCTCTCCCTGGTGTCCCGGGACTACGAGCCCGTGCCCCAGACCCCGATCGACCCCTCCGAGCCGCTCCCGGCCGAGGACCCGTCCGAGCTCACCCCCTACGGCCCCAACGGGCCGGGAGGGGAGTGA
- a CDS encoding response regulator, with the protein MAIRLLLADDHPMLRDGLRRSLSDEGFEVVGEAGDGHEAVARAAELVPDVVLMDVTMPDCDGVEATRRIHAAQPDVRVVMLTMHADQDVLRAALEAGASGYLVKDCSIDEIADTIRQAADDSSALSPDLAASMLDEVRRLDVPDDAPDQVVTPREVEVLQLIADGCSTGEVAERLYISQKTVKNHLASIYQKLDARDRTQAVLQAVRMGIVRLA; encoded by the coding sequence ATGGCCATCCGCCTGCTCCTCGCCGACGACCACCCCATGCTCCGCGACGGGCTGCGGCGCTCGCTCTCCGACGAGGGCTTCGAGGTCGTGGGCGAGGCCGGCGACGGCCACGAGGCCGTCGCCCGGGCGGCCGAGCTGGTGCCCGACGTCGTGCTGATGGACGTCACCATGCCCGACTGCGACGGCGTGGAGGCCACCCGACGGATCCACGCCGCCCAGCCCGACGTCCGGGTGGTGATGCTCACCATGCACGCCGACCAGGACGTGCTGCGCGCCGCGCTCGAGGCCGGCGCCAGCGGGTACCTGGTGAAGGACTGCTCCATCGACGAGATCGCCGACACCATCCGCCAGGCCGCCGACGACAGCAGCGCCCTCTCCCCCGACCTGGCCGCCTCCATGCTCGACGAGGTCCGTCGCCTCGACGTCCCCGACGACGCGCCGGACCAGGTGGTCACGCCCCGGGAGGTGGAGGTGCTCCAGCTCATCGCCGACGGGTGCAGCACCGGCGAGGTCGCCGAGCGGCTCTACATCAGCCAGAAGACGGTGAAGAACCACCTGGCGTCGATCTACCAGAAGCTCGACGCCCGGGACCGCACCCAGGCCGTGCTCCAGGCGGTGCGGATGGGCATCGTCCGCCTGGCCTGA
- the rpsA gene encoding 30S ribosomal protein S1 yields MTPPTEDEYVPRTIALDDLDVDFDAAIDASMVTVEDGLIVEGKVVKVDKDEVLLDIGYKTEGVIPSRELSIRNDVDPAEIVGLGDEIEALVLTKEDKDGHLVLSKKRAQYERAWGDIEATKEAEGVVTGPVIEVVKGGLIVDIGLRGFLPASLVELRRVRDLQPYVGKDLTAKIIELDKNRNNVVLSRRAWLEETQKEQREEFLDNLKPGEVRKGVVSSVVNFGAFVDLGGMDGLIHVSELSWKHVDHPGSVVAVGDEVSVQVLDVDRDRERISLSLKATQQDPWQEFASSHRVGELVYGRVTKLVPFGSFVQVGDGIEGLVHISEMSAHHVDLPEQVVTPGEELWVKIIDLDLQRRRISLSIKQAAEGGVVSAEYQEHFGEHAYDNEGNFIGTEWAEDPAVEEAWASYEAEQGFATEPAPVADGAPPAPEAPAAEAPAPEAPAEEAAAEDSPTE; encoded by the coding sequence CTGACCCCGCCCACCGAGGACGAGTACGTGCCCCGCACGATCGCCCTCGACGACCTCGACGTCGACTTCGACGCCGCCATCGACGCCTCGATGGTCACCGTCGAGGACGGCCTCATCGTGGAGGGGAAGGTGGTCAAGGTCGACAAGGACGAGGTCCTGCTCGACATCGGCTACAAGACCGAGGGCGTCATCCCCAGCCGTGAGCTGTCGATCCGCAACGACGTCGACCCGGCCGAGATCGTCGGCCTGGGCGACGAGATCGAGGCCCTGGTCCTCACCAAGGAGGACAAGGACGGCCACCTGGTCCTGTCCAAGAAGCGGGCCCAGTACGAGCGGGCCTGGGGCGACATCGAGGCCACCAAGGAGGCCGAGGGCGTCGTGACCGGCCCGGTCATCGAGGTCGTCAAGGGCGGCCTGATCGTCGACATCGGCCTCCGCGGCTTCCTGCCCGCCTCGCTCGTCGAGCTGCGCCGGGTGCGCGACCTCCAGCCCTACGTGGGCAAGGACCTCACCGCCAAGATCATCGAGCTCGACAAGAACCGCAACAACGTCGTCCTCTCCCGCCGGGCCTGGCTGGAGGAGACCCAGAAGGAGCAGCGCGAGGAGTTCCTCGACAACCTGAAGCCGGGCGAGGTCCGCAAGGGCGTCGTCTCGAGCGTCGTGAACTTCGGTGCCTTCGTCGACCTGGGCGGCATGGACGGGCTCATCCACGTCTCGGAGCTGTCGTGGAAGCACGTCGACCACCCCGGCTCGGTCGTCGCCGTCGGCGACGAGGTGTCGGTGCAGGTCCTCGACGTCGACCGCGACCGCGAGCGCATCAGCCTCTCGCTCAAGGCCACCCAGCAGGACCCCTGGCAGGAGTTCGCCAGCTCCCACCGCGTGGGCGAGCTGGTCTACGGCCGGGTCACCAAGCTGGTGCCCTTCGGCTCCTTCGTCCAGGTGGGCGACGGCATCGAGGGCCTGGTGCACATCTCGGAGATGTCGGCCCACCACGTCGACCTCCCCGAGCAGGTCGTCACCCCCGGCGAGGAGCTGTGGGTGAAGATCATCGACCTCGACCTCCAGCGCCGCCGGATCAGCCTGTCGATCAAGCAGGCCGCCGAGGGCGGTGTGGTGTCGGCCGAGTACCAGGAGCACTTCGGCGAGCACGCCTACGACAACGAGGGCAACTTCATCGGCACCGAGTGGGCCGAGGACCCCGCCGTCGAGGAGGCCTGGGCCAGCTACGAGGCCGAGCAGGGCTTCGCCACCGAGCCCGCGCCCGTGGCCGACGGCGCCCCGCCCGCCCCCGAGGCACCGGCGGCCGAGGCCCCCGCCCCGGAGGCGCCGGCCGAGGAGGCCGCGGCCGAGGACAGCCCCACGGAGTGA